The Tripterygium wilfordii isolate XIE 37 chromosome 5, ASM1340144v1, whole genome shotgun sequence genome window below encodes:
- the LOC119998145 gene encoding EEF1A lysine methyltransferase 2-like isoform X1 yields MAGIQIPPDESDVSLQQQLLTRVTGAGNLVSDDERSVAADSWSIKSDYGSILDDEQRHADAAEALSFGNFHTASDYSSDKEEPDPEALTSMLGFQSYWDSAYANELANFREHGHAGEVWFGVDVMDVVTSLTKSLCIEISQVQMPNLVDDTTSELVEQGDKCLSEWSVLDIGTGNGILLQELAKLGFCDLTGIDYSEAAIDLAQSLAVHDGFSNIKFLVDDVLETKMERQFQVVVDKGTLDVIGLHPDGPIKRVIYWDSVSKLLAPGGIFVITSCKSTEDELVQEVETYSQRKIKATRHPENPKDQEGCRDPPFKYYSHVRTHRTFMFDGVVESRVATVAFLRN; encoded by the exons ATGGCAGGAATTCAAATTCCACCCGATGAATCGGACGTCTCACTGCAGCAGCAATTGCTGACAAGAGTCACCGGCGCAGGCAATTTGGTGTCGGACGACGAAAGGTCTGTGGCAGCGGACTCGTGGTCTATAAAGAGTGACTACGGAAGCATACTCGATGATGAGCAGCGCCATGCCGATGCAGCCGAGGCCCTCTCATTTGGAAATTTCCACACTGCCTCAGATTACAG TTCTGACAAAGAAGAACCTGATCCTGAAGCATTAACGTCAATGCTCGGTTTTCAGAGTTATTGGGATTCTGCATATGCAAATGAATTGGCAAACTTCCGTGAACATGGCCATGCTGGTGAAGTTTG GTTTGGAGTTGATGTCATGGATGTTGTTACCTCCTTGACCAAAAGCTTGTGCATTGAGATTTCTCAAGTTCAGATGCCGAATCTTGTTGATGATACCACATCTGAGCTAGTTGAACAAGGTGATAAATGTTTGTCTGAATGGAGTGTGCTCGACATTGGAACTGGCAATGGCATACTTCTTCAAGAACTTGCTAAGCTAGG GTTTTGTGATTTAACCGGAATAGATTATAGTGAAGCAGCTATTGATCTTGCTCAGAGCCTTGCTGTTCATGATGGGTTTTCCAATATCAAATTTTTG GTTGATGACGTCCTTGAAACAAAAATGGAGAGGCAGTTTCAAGTTGTTGTGGACAAAGGGACCTTAGATGTCATTGGATTGCATCCTGATGGGCCTATTAAAAG gGTCATCTACTGGGATTCTGTTTCTAAATTACTGGCACCTGGTGGAATTTTT GTCATCACATCATGTAAAAGTACAGAGGATGAATTGGTTCAAGAAGTGGAAACTTACAGTCAAAGAAAGATAAAAGCAACTCGGCATCCTGAGAACCCCAAGGACCAAGAAGGGTGTAGAGATCCTCCATTTAAATACTACAGTCATGTCCGCACCCATCGGACATTCATGTTTGATGGCGTGGTGGAATCTCGTGTTGCTACTGTGGCATTTCTCAGGAATTGA
- the LOC119998145 gene encoding protein-lysine N-methyltransferase EFM4-like isoform X2, with translation MAGIQIPPDESDVSLQQQLLTRVTGAGNLVSDDERSVAADSWSIKSDYGSILDDEQRHADAAEALSFGNFHTASDYRFGVDVMDVVTSLTKSLCIEISQVQMPNLVDDTTSELVEQGDKCLSEWSVLDIGTGNGILLQELAKLGFCDLTGIDYSEAAIDLAQSLAVHDGFSNIKFLVDDVLETKMERQFQVVVDKGTLDVIGLHPDGPIKRVIYWDSVSKLLAPGGIFVITSCKSTEDELVQEVETYSQRKIKATRHPENPKDQEGCRDPPFKYYSHVRTHRTFMFDGVVESRVATVAFLRN, from the exons ATGGCAGGAATTCAAATTCCACCCGATGAATCGGACGTCTCACTGCAGCAGCAATTGCTGACAAGAGTCACCGGCGCAGGCAATTTGGTGTCGGACGACGAAAGGTCTGTGGCAGCGGACTCGTGGTCTATAAAGAGTGACTACGGAAGCATACTCGATGATGAGCAGCGCCATGCCGATGCAGCCGAGGCCCTCTCATTTGGAAATTTCCACACTGCCTCAGATTACAG GTTTGGAGTTGATGTCATGGATGTTGTTACCTCCTTGACCAAAAGCTTGTGCATTGAGATTTCTCAAGTTCAGATGCCGAATCTTGTTGATGATACCACATCTGAGCTAGTTGAACAAGGTGATAAATGTTTGTCTGAATGGAGTGTGCTCGACATTGGAACTGGCAATGGCATACTTCTTCAAGAACTTGCTAAGCTAGG GTTTTGTGATTTAACCGGAATAGATTATAGTGAAGCAGCTATTGATCTTGCTCAGAGCCTTGCTGTTCATGATGGGTTTTCCAATATCAAATTTTTG GTTGATGACGTCCTTGAAACAAAAATGGAGAGGCAGTTTCAAGTTGTTGTGGACAAAGGGACCTTAGATGTCATTGGATTGCATCCTGATGGGCCTATTAAAAG gGTCATCTACTGGGATTCTGTTTCTAAATTACTGGCACCTGGTGGAATTTTT GTCATCACATCATGTAAAAGTACAGAGGATGAATTGGTTCAAGAAGTGGAAACTTACAGTCAAAGAAAGATAAAAGCAACTCGGCATCCTGAGAACCCCAAGGACCAAGAAGGGTGTAGAGATCCTCCATTTAAATACTACAGTCATGTCCGCACCCATCGGACATTCATGTTTGATGGCGTGGTGGAATCTCGTGTTGCTACTGTGGCATTTCTCAGGAATTGA
- the LOC119998145 gene encoding EEF1A lysine methyltransferase 2-like isoform X4 yields the protein MAGIQIPPDESDVSLQQQLLTRVTGAGNLVSDDERSVAADSWSIKSDYGSILDDEQRHADAAEALSFGNFHTASDYSSDKEEPDPEALTSMLGFQSYWDSAYANELANFREHGHAGEVWFGVDVMDVVTSLTKSLCIEISQVQMPNLVDDTTSELVEQGDKCLSEWSVLDIGTGNGILLQELAKLGFCDLTGIDYSEAAIDLAQSLAVHDGFSNIKFLVDDVLETKMERQFQVVVDKGTLDVIGLHPDGPIKRSSHHVKVQRMNWFKKWKLTVKER from the exons ATGGCAGGAATTCAAATTCCACCCGATGAATCGGACGTCTCACTGCAGCAGCAATTGCTGACAAGAGTCACCGGCGCAGGCAATTTGGTGTCGGACGACGAAAGGTCTGTGGCAGCGGACTCGTGGTCTATAAAGAGTGACTACGGAAGCATACTCGATGATGAGCAGCGCCATGCCGATGCAGCCGAGGCCCTCTCATTTGGAAATTTCCACACTGCCTCAGATTACAG TTCTGACAAAGAAGAACCTGATCCTGAAGCATTAACGTCAATGCTCGGTTTTCAGAGTTATTGGGATTCTGCATATGCAAATGAATTGGCAAACTTCCGTGAACATGGCCATGCTGGTGAAGTTTG GTTTGGAGTTGATGTCATGGATGTTGTTACCTCCTTGACCAAAAGCTTGTGCATTGAGATTTCTCAAGTTCAGATGCCGAATCTTGTTGATGATACCACATCTGAGCTAGTTGAACAAGGTGATAAATGTTTGTCTGAATGGAGTGTGCTCGACATTGGAACTGGCAATGGCATACTTCTTCAAGAACTTGCTAAGCTAGG GTTTTGTGATTTAACCGGAATAGATTATAGTGAAGCAGCTATTGATCTTGCTCAGAGCCTTGCTGTTCATGATGGGTTTTCCAATATCAAATTTTTG GTTGATGACGTCCTTGAAACAAAAATGGAGAGGCAGTTTCAAGTTGTTGTGGACAAAGGGACCTTAGATGTCATTGGATTGCATCCTGATGGGCCTATTAAAAG GTCATCACATCATGTAAAAGTACAGAGGATGAATTGGTTCAAGAAGTGGAAACTTACAGTCAAAGAAAGATAA
- the LOC119998145 gene encoding EEF1A lysine methyltransferase 2-like isoform X3: MAGIQIPPDESDVSLQQQLLTRVTGAGNLVSDDERSVAADSWSIKSDYGSILDDEQRHADAAEALSFGNFHTASDYSSDKEEPDPEALTSMLGFQSYWDSAYANELANFREHGHAGEVWFGVDVMDVVTSLTKSLCIEISQVQMPNLVDDTTSELVEQGDKCLSEWSVLDIGTGNGILLQELAKLGFCDLTGIDYSEAAIDLAQSLAVHDGFSNIKFLVDDVLETKMERQFQVVVDKGTLDVIGLHPDGPIKRVIYWDSVSKLLAPGGIFVSVYTF; this comes from the exons ATGGCAGGAATTCAAATTCCACCCGATGAATCGGACGTCTCACTGCAGCAGCAATTGCTGACAAGAGTCACCGGCGCAGGCAATTTGGTGTCGGACGACGAAAGGTCTGTGGCAGCGGACTCGTGGTCTATAAAGAGTGACTACGGAAGCATACTCGATGATGAGCAGCGCCATGCCGATGCAGCCGAGGCCCTCTCATTTGGAAATTTCCACACTGCCTCAGATTACAG TTCTGACAAAGAAGAACCTGATCCTGAAGCATTAACGTCAATGCTCGGTTTTCAGAGTTATTGGGATTCTGCATATGCAAATGAATTGGCAAACTTCCGTGAACATGGCCATGCTGGTGAAGTTTG GTTTGGAGTTGATGTCATGGATGTTGTTACCTCCTTGACCAAAAGCTTGTGCATTGAGATTTCTCAAGTTCAGATGCCGAATCTTGTTGATGATACCACATCTGAGCTAGTTGAACAAGGTGATAAATGTTTGTCTGAATGGAGTGTGCTCGACATTGGAACTGGCAATGGCATACTTCTTCAAGAACTTGCTAAGCTAGG GTTTTGTGATTTAACCGGAATAGATTATAGTGAAGCAGCTATTGATCTTGCTCAGAGCCTTGCTGTTCATGATGGGTTTTCCAATATCAAATTTTTG GTTGATGACGTCCTTGAAACAAAAATGGAGAGGCAGTTTCAAGTTGTTGTGGACAAAGGGACCTTAGATGTCATTGGATTGCATCCTGATGGGCCTATTAAAAG gGTCATCTACTGGGATTCTGTTTCTAAATTACTGGCACCTGGTGGAATTTTTGTAAGTGTCTATACTTTCTAA